A single region of the Oncorhynchus masou masou isolate Uvic2021 unplaced genomic scaffold, UVic_Omas_1.1 unplaced_scaffold_1730, whole genome shotgun sequence genome encodes:
- the LOC135532112 gene encoding intraflagellar transport protein 70A-like, with product MTLTTIKDGEYTATVYKMIKDGRYGEAIHILSNELQKQMKSRAALSLLGYCYYHMQDFTNAAECYEQLTQLHPEVEEYRLYYAQSLYGACAYPEAMKATFLLDNPTSHTK from the exons ATGACACTGACAACGATTAAAGACGGCGAATACACCGCCACTGTCTACAAAATG ATCAAAGATGGGCGGTATGGAGAGGCTATCCACATCCTCAGCAATGAACTGCAGAAACAGATGAag tcacGGGCAGCCCTGTCTCTGCTaggctactgctactaccacatgCAGGACTTCACCAACGCAGCAGAGTGCTATGAGCAGCTGACTCAGCTGCACCCCGAGGTGGAGGAGTACAGGCTGTATTACGCCCAGTCTCTGTACGGGGCCTGTGCCTACCCCGAGGCCATGAAGGCGACCTTTCTATTGGACAACCCTACCAGCCACACCAAG